The following proteins are co-located in the Vigna angularis cultivar LongXiaoDou No.4 chromosome 2, ASM1680809v1, whole genome shotgun sequence genome:
- the LOC108328393 gene encoding plasmodesmata-located protein 8 produces MSRTLEAESGYRIILVWRLSYLLILFSSVHGYPSRAHMFIYAVCSEEKYQPNAPFEGNLNSFMSSVVSSSSEVTYNSFAIGNGSSTPQEGNVYGLYQCRGDLHPIECSKCVERSVNEIGLVCPYALGASLQLEGCLIRYEHSGDFLGKLDTSLRFKKCSKGVTSDVEFFRRRDDVLADLQTANGFRVSSSGLVEGFAQCLGDLSLSDCSSCLADAVGKLKTLCGSAAAAHVFLGQCYARYSASGYYHESDSSDNDQVGKSVAIIVGVFGGLAVLVVLLSICKKAAGK; encoded by the exons ATGTCGAGAACTCTTGAAGCAGAGTCTGGTTACAGAATCATCTTGGTTTGGAGACTCTCTTATCtgctaattttgttttcttcagtTCATGGCTACCCTTCACGAGCTCATATGTTCATATATGCAGTCTGTTCTGAGGAAAAATACCAACCGAACGCACCCTTTGAAGGCAACCTTAACAGCTTTATGTCTTCAGTGGTAAGTTCATCCTCTGAAGTAACTTACAATAGCTTTGCTATTGGAAATGGAAGCTCAACGCCACAAGAGGGAAACGTATACGGGTTATACCAGTGCAGAGGTGATCTGCACCCAATTGAGTGCTCAAAGTGTGTAGAAAGATCCGTTAACGAAATAGGTTTGGTTTGTCCATATGCCCTTGGAGCTTCTTTGCAACTTGAAGGGTGCCTTATAAGATATGAACATTCTGGTGATTTTCTGGGGAAGTTGGACACGAGTCTGAGGTTTAAGAAATGCAGCAAAGGTGTGACGAGTGATGTTGAGTTCTTCAGGCGTAGAGATGATGTTCTTGCTGATTTGCAAACTGCTAATGGATTTAGAGTGAGTAGCTCAGGCCTAGTTGAAGGGTTTGCTCAATGCTTGGGGGATTTAAGTCTATCAGATTGCTCCTCTTGTCTAGCAGATGCTGTTGGAAAACTCAAAACCTTATGTGGATCTGCTGCAGCAGCTCATGTGTTCTTGGGACAATGTTATGCTCGTTACTCGGCATCTGGCTATTATCATGAATCAG ATTCCTCCGACAATGATCAAGTGGGAAAATCAGTTGCCATTATTGTGGGAGTGTTTGGAGGTCTTGCAGTTCTGGTTGTACTGCTCTCAATATGCAAAAAAGCAGCTG GTAAGTAA